In Denticeps clupeoides chromosome 1, fDenClu1.1, whole genome shotgun sequence, a single window of DNA contains:
- the LOC114784351 gene encoding gephyrin-like isoform X5 → MAADGMILTNHELQVRVGILTVSDSCFRNLAEDRSGVNLKDLVHDPSLLGGIIAAYKIVPDEIDEIKETLVDWCDDKELNLILTTGGTGFAPRDVTPEATREVIEREAPGMALAMLMGSLNVTPLGMLSRPVCGIRGKTLIINLPGSKKGSQECFQFILPALPHAIDLLRDAVVRVKEVHNALGDLPSPPPPLSPLPPVTSPHKQMEDKGVQCEEEDEEKKDSGVASTEDSGSSHITAAAIAAKIPDSIISRGVQVLPRDTASLSTTPSESPRAQPSRFSTASCPTPKASRREFRANLDEVITLKSRYSTLDQLHSRLEGLRTERRGHRTFDSRVQSRCGSKENILRSSHSAVDITKVARRHRMSPFPLTSMDKAFITVLEMTAVLGTEIINYRAGLRAAEPSLALHHKTVWPLPGLDWKKAPQSATLGPKSNKRGVAHASPPPWHHTDGMGRVLAQDVYAKDNLPPFPASVKDGYAVRAADGPGDRFIIGESQAGEQPTHTVMPGQVMRVTTGAPIPCGADAVVQVEDTELLRESEDGTEELEVRILVQARPGQDIRPIGHDIKRGECVLAKGTHMGPSEIGLLATVGVTEVEVQKFPVVAVMSTGNELLNPEDDLHPGKIRDSNRSTLLATIQEHGYPTINLGIVGDNPDDLLNALNEGISRADVIITSGGVSMGEKDYLKQVLDIDLHAQIHFGRVFMKPGLPTTFATLDTDGARKLIFALPGNFTFRDTGPTLLEAPSMSDSEASRQPVIPPPRGSNPVSAVVTCNLFVIPALRKMQGILDPRPTIIKARLSCDVKLDPRPEYHRCILTWHHQEPLPWAQSTGNQMSSRLMSMRSANGLLMLPPKTEQYVELHKGEVVDVMVIGRL, encoded by the exons GCTTGGCGGCATCATTGCTGCATACAAAATCGTCCCTGATGAGATCGATGAGATAAAG GAGACACTGGTGGACTGGTGTGATGATAAGGAGCTCAACCTCATCCTGACCACTGGAGGCACCGGCTTCGCCCCGCGGGATGTCACTCCGGAG gccACCAGAGAAGTGATTGAGAGGGAGGCTCCAGGAATGGCCCTCGCTATGCTGATGGGTTCTCTTAATGTTACACCCCTCGGCATGCTGTCCAG GCCGGTGTGTGGAATCAGAGGGAAAACCCTCATCATTAATCTCCCTGGCAGCAAGAAGGgctcacag GAGTGTTTCCAGTTCATCCTGCCAGCGCTTCCTCATGCCATCGACCTCCTGCGGGATGCGGTGGTCCGGGTGAAGGAGGTCCACAATGCCCTGGGGGACCTgccctccccacccccaccgcTGTCCCCTCTGCCACCGGTCACCAGCCCACACAAGCAGATGGAGGACAAGGGCGTCCAGTgcgaagaggaggacgaggagaagaAGGACAGCGGCGTGGCGTCCACCGAGGACAGCGGCTCCTCCCACATTACTGCAGCCGCCATCGCTGCCAAG ATCCCAGACTCCATCATTTCACGAGGCGTGCAGGTGTTGCCACGAGATACAGCCTCCCTCAGCACCACGCCCTCAGAGTCGCCACGTGCCCAGCCCTCGCGGTTCTCCACTGCCTCCTGCCCCACCCCCAAG GCCTCTCGAAGAGAGTTCAGGGCAAACCTGGACGAGGTCATCACGCTCAAGTCAAGGTATTCTACCTTGGaccag CTCCACTCTAGGCTGGAGGGGCTCAGGACTGAGCGGCGCGGCCACCGGACCTTCGACTCGCGA GTGCAGTCACGATGTGGCAGCAAAGAGAACATCCTGAGAtcca GTCATAGCGCGGTAGACATCACCAAAGTGGCCCGGAGGCACCGCATGTCACCCTTCCCCCTGACCTCCATGGACAAGGCCTTCATCACTGTGCTGGAGATGACCGCAGTGTTGGGGACCGAGATCATCAACTACAGGG CAGGACTCCGGGCCGCTGAGCCGAGCCTCGCGCTGCACCATAAAACCGTGTGGCCCCTCCCAGGCCTGGACTGGAAAAAAGCCCCTCAGTCGGCCACCCTGGGGCCAAAATCCAACAAGAGAGGTGTAGCCCATGCCAGCCCACCCCCCTGGCATCACACAG ATGGGATGGGTCGGGTTCTGGCCCAGGACGTTTATGCCAAAGACAACCTGCCCCCCTTCCCAGCCTCAGTAAAAGACGGATACGCTGTGAGAG CCGCTGACGGACCCGGCGACCGCTTCATCATTGGAGAATCACAGGCAGGAgagcag CCCACACATACAGTCATGCCAGGTCAAGTGATGCGTGTGACAACAGGCGCCCCCATCCCATGTGGTGCTGACGCTGTGGTGCAGGTTGAAGATACCGAGCTGCTGAGAGAATCTGAGGAT GGTACAGAAGAGCTGGAGGTGCGAATTCTGGTTCAGGCTCGGCCTGGACAGGACATCAG GCCCATCGGTCATGACATCAAGCGAGGGGAGTGTGTTCTGGCAAAGGGGACACACATGGGCCCGTCTGAGATCGGGCTGCTGGCCACCGTAGGGGTCACCGAGGTGGAGGTGCAGAAGTTCCCTGTGGTGGCCGTCATGTCCACAGGAAATGAG ctcttaAACCCAGAAGATGATCTCCACCCCGGGAAGATCAGAGACAGTAACCGCTCCACACTGTTAGCCACCATCCAGGAACATGGATACCCCACCATCAACCTGGGCATCGTGGGGGACAA TCCAGATGACCTCCTGAATGCCCTGAATGAGGGGATCAGCCGCGCTGATGTCATAATCACTTCAGGAGGGGTTTCCATGGGAGAGAag GACTACCTAAAGCAGGTGCTAGATATTGACCTCCATGCCCAGATCCACTTTGGCCGCGTCTTCATGAAGCCAGG TCTCCCCACTACTTTTGCCACGCTGGACACTGATGGTGCCCGGAAACTCATATTTGCGCTGCCAG GcaattttaccttcagagacACAGGCCCCACCCTCCTTGAAGCTCCGTCCATGAGTGACAGCGAGGCGAGCAGGCAGCCTGTTATCCCCCCGCCACGTGGAA GTAATCCCGTATCCGCCGTCGTCACCTGCAACCTCTTCGTCATCCCGGCTCTACGGAAGATGCAGGGAATCCTGGACCCGCGGCCGACCATCATCAAAGCGCGg TTGTCATGTGACGTGAAGCTGGACCCACGACCAGAATATCACCGCTGCATCCTGACCTGGCATCATCAGGAGCCGCTGCCATGGGCACAGagcacag GGAACCAGATGAGTAGCCGTCTCATGAGCATGCGCAGTGCCAACGGCCTGTTGATGCTGCCGCCCAAGACTGAGCAATACGTGGAGCTGCACAAAGGAGAGGTGGTGGACGTCATGGTCATCGGACGACTCTGA
- the LOC114784351 gene encoding gephyrin-like isoform X11 yields the protein MAADGMILTNHELQVRVGILTVSDSCFRNLAEDRSGVNLKDLVHDPSLLGGIIAAYKIVPDEIDEIKETLVDWCDDKELNLILTTGGTGFAPRDVTPEATREVIEREAPGMALAMLMGSLNVTPLGMLSRPVCGIRGKTLIINLPGSKKGSQECFQFILPALPHAIDLLRDAVVRVKEVHNALGDLPSPPPPLSPLPPVTSPHKQMEDKGVQCEEEDEEKKDSGVASTEDSGSSHITAAAIAAKSMKPTSSYAAVMGKGGQSTPGLLPRPPAHFTCCCGDQSIPDSIISRGVQVLPRDTASLSTTPSESPRAQPSRFSTASCPTPKVQSRCGSKENILRSSHSAVDITKVARRHRMSPFPLTSMDKAFITVLEMTAVLGTEIINYRDGMGRVLAQDVYAKDNLPPFPASVKDGYAVRAADGPGDRFIIGESQAGEQPTHTVMPGQVMRVTTGAPIPCGADAVVQVEDTELLRESEDGTEELEVRILVQARPGQDIRPIGHDIKRGECVLAKGTHMGPSEIGLLATVGVTEVEVQKFPVVAVMSTGNELLNPEDDLHPGKIRDSNRSTLLATIQEHGYPTINLGIVGDNPDDLLNALNEGISRADVIITSGGVSMGEKDYLKQVLDIDLHAQIHFGRVFMKPGLPTTFATLDTDGARKLIFALPGNPVSAVVTCNLFVIPALRKMQGILDPRPTIIKARLSCDVKLDPRPEYHRCILTWHHQEPLPWAQSTGNQMSSRLMSMRSANGLLMLPPKTEQYVELHKGEVVDVMVIGRL from the exons GCTTGGCGGCATCATTGCTGCATACAAAATCGTCCCTGATGAGATCGATGAGATAAAG GAGACACTGGTGGACTGGTGTGATGATAAGGAGCTCAACCTCATCCTGACCACTGGAGGCACCGGCTTCGCCCCGCGGGATGTCACTCCGGAG gccACCAGAGAAGTGATTGAGAGGGAGGCTCCAGGAATGGCCCTCGCTATGCTGATGGGTTCTCTTAATGTTACACCCCTCGGCATGCTGTCCAG GCCGGTGTGTGGAATCAGAGGGAAAACCCTCATCATTAATCTCCCTGGCAGCAAGAAGGgctcacag GAGTGTTTCCAGTTCATCCTGCCAGCGCTTCCTCATGCCATCGACCTCCTGCGGGATGCGGTGGTCCGGGTGAAGGAGGTCCACAATGCCCTGGGGGACCTgccctccccacccccaccgcTGTCCCCTCTGCCACCGGTCACCAGCCCACACAAGCAGATGGAGGACAAGGGCGTCCAGTgcgaagaggaggacgaggagaagaAGGACAGCGGCGTGGCGTCCACCGAGGACAGCGGCTCCTCCCACATTACTGCAGCCGCCATCGCTGCCAAG AGCATGAAGCCCACCTCCAGCTACGCTGCTGTCATGGGGAAGGGTGGGCAGTCCACACCTGGTCTCCTGCCCCGTCCCCCTGCCCATTTCACCTGTTGCTGTGGAGACCAGTCG ATCCCAGACTCCATCATTTCACGAGGCGTGCAGGTGTTGCCACGAGATACAGCCTCCCTCAGCACCACGCCCTCAGAGTCGCCACGTGCCCAGCCCTCGCGGTTCTCCACTGCCTCCTGCCCCACCCCCAAG GTGCAGTCACGATGTGGCAGCAAAGAGAACATCCTGAGAtcca GTCATAGCGCGGTAGACATCACCAAAGTGGCCCGGAGGCACCGCATGTCACCCTTCCCCCTGACCTCCATGGACAAGGCCTTCATCACTGTGCTGGAGATGACCGCAGTGTTGGGGACCGAGATCATCAACTACAGGG ATGGGATGGGTCGGGTTCTGGCCCAGGACGTTTATGCCAAAGACAACCTGCCCCCCTTCCCAGCCTCAGTAAAAGACGGATACGCTGTGAGAG CCGCTGACGGACCCGGCGACCGCTTCATCATTGGAGAATCACAGGCAGGAgagcag CCCACACATACAGTCATGCCAGGTCAAGTGATGCGTGTGACAACAGGCGCCCCCATCCCATGTGGTGCTGACGCTGTGGTGCAGGTTGAAGATACCGAGCTGCTGAGAGAATCTGAGGAT GGTACAGAAGAGCTGGAGGTGCGAATTCTGGTTCAGGCTCGGCCTGGACAGGACATCAG GCCCATCGGTCATGACATCAAGCGAGGGGAGTGTGTTCTGGCAAAGGGGACACACATGGGCCCGTCTGAGATCGGGCTGCTGGCCACCGTAGGGGTCACCGAGGTGGAGGTGCAGAAGTTCCCTGTGGTGGCCGTCATGTCCACAGGAAATGAG ctcttaAACCCAGAAGATGATCTCCACCCCGGGAAGATCAGAGACAGTAACCGCTCCACACTGTTAGCCACCATCCAGGAACATGGATACCCCACCATCAACCTGGGCATCGTGGGGGACAA TCCAGATGACCTCCTGAATGCCCTGAATGAGGGGATCAGCCGCGCTGATGTCATAATCACTTCAGGAGGGGTTTCCATGGGAGAGAag GACTACCTAAAGCAGGTGCTAGATATTGACCTCCATGCCCAGATCCACTTTGGCCGCGTCTTCATGAAGCCAGG TCTCCCCACTACTTTTGCCACGCTGGACACTGATGGTGCCCGGAAACTCATATTTGCGCTGCCAG GTAATCCCGTATCCGCCGTCGTCACCTGCAACCTCTTCGTCATCCCGGCTCTACGGAAGATGCAGGGAATCCTGGACCCGCGGCCGACCATCATCAAAGCGCGg TTGTCATGTGACGTGAAGCTGGACCCACGACCAGAATATCACCGCTGCATCCTGACCTGGCATCATCAGGAGCCGCTGCCATGGGCACAGagcacag GGAACCAGATGAGTAGCCGTCTCATGAGCATGCGCAGTGCCAACGGCCTGTTGATGCTGCCGCCCAAGACTGAGCAATACGTGGAGCTGCACAAAGGAGAGGTGGTGGACGTCATGGTCATCGGACGACTCTGA
- the LOC114784351 gene encoding gephyrin-like isoform X14 codes for MAADGMILTNHELQVRVGILTVSDSCFRNLAEDRSGVNLKDLVHDPSLLGGIIAAYKIVPDEIDEIKETLVDWCDDKELNLILTTGGTGFAPRDVTPEATREVIEREAPGMALAMLMGSLNVTPLGMLSRPVCGIRGKTLIINLPGSKKGSQECFQFILPALPHAIDLLRDAVVRVKEVHNALGDLPSPPPPLSPLPPVTSPHKQMEDKGVQCEEEDEEKKDSGVASTEDSGSSHITAAAIAAKIPDSIISRGVQVLPRDTASLSTTPSESPRAQPSRFSTASCPTPKASRREFRANLDEVITLKSRYSTLDQLHSRLEGLRTERRGHRTFDSRVQSRCGSKENILRSSHSAVDITKVARRHRMSPFPLTSMDKAFITVLEMTAVLGTEIINYRDGMGRVLAQDVYAKDNLPPFPASVKDGYAVRAADGPGDRFIIGESQAGEQPTHTVMPGQVMRVTTGAPIPCGADAVVQVEDTELLRESEDGTEELEVRILVQARPGQDIRPIGHDIKRGECVLAKGTHMGPSEIGLLATVGVTEVEVQKFPVVAVMSTGNELLNPEDDLHPGKIRDSNRSTLLATIQEHGYPTINLGIVGDNPDDLLNALNEGISRADVIITSGGVSMGEKDYLKQVLDIDLHAQIHFGRVFMKPGLPTTFATLDTDGARKLIFALPGNPVSAVVTCNLFVIPALRKMQGILDPRPTIIKARLSCDVKLDPRPEYHRCILTWHHQEPLPWAQSTGNQMSSRLMSMRSANGLLMLPPKTEQYVELHKGEVVDVMVIGRL; via the exons GCTTGGCGGCATCATTGCTGCATACAAAATCGTCCCTGATGAGATCGATGAGATAAAG GAGACACTGGTGGACTGGTGTGATGATAAGGAGCTCAACCTCATCCTGACCACTGGAGGCACCGGCTTCGCCCCGCGGGATGTCACTCCGGAG gccACCAGAGAAGTGATTGAGAGGGAGGCTCCAGGAATGGCCCTCGCTATGCTGATGGGTTCTCTTAATGTTACACCCCTCGGCATGCTGTCCAG GCCGGTGTGTGGAATCAGAGGGAAAACCCTCATCATTAATCTCCCTGGCAGCAAGAAGGgctcacag GAGTGTTTCCAGTTCATCCTGCCAGCGCTTCCTCATGCCATCGACCTCCTGCGGGATGCGGTGGTCCGGGTGAAGGAGGTCCACAATGCCCTGGGGGACCTgccctccccacccccaccgcTGTCCCCTCTGCCACCGGTCACCAGCCCACACAAGCAGATGGAGGACAAGGGCGTCCAGTgcgaagaggaggacgaggagaagaAGGACAGCGGCGTGGCGTCCACCGAGGACAGCGGCTCCTCCCACATTACTGCAGCCGCCATCGCTGCCAAG ATCCCAGACTCCATCATTTCACGAGGCGTGCAGGTGTTGCCACGAGATACAGCCTCCCTCAGCACCACGCCCTCAGAGTCGCCACGTGCCCAGCCCTCGCGGTTCTCCACTGCCTCCTGCCCCACCCCCAAG GCCTCTCGAAGAGAGTTCAGGGCAAACCTGGACGAGGTCATCACGCTCAAGTCAAGGTATTCTACCTTGGaccag CTCCACTCTAGGCTGGAGGGGCTCAGGACTGAGCGGCGCGGCCACCGGACCTTCGACTCGCGA GTGCAGTCACGATGTGGCAGCAAAGAGAACATCCTGAGAtcca GTCATAGCGCGGTAGACATCACCAAAGTGGCCCGGAGGCACCGCATGTCACCCTTCCCCCTGACCTCCATGGACAAGGCCTTCATCACTGTGCTGGAGATGACCGCAGTGTTGGGGACCGAGATCATCAACTACAGGG ATGGGATGGGTCGGGTTCTGGCCCAGGACGTTTATGCCAAAGACAACCTGCCCCCCTTCCCAGCCTCAGTAAAAGACGGATACGCTGTGAGAG CCGCTGACGGACCCGGCGACCGCTTCATCATTGGAGAATCACAGGCAGGAgagcag CCCACACATACAGTCATGCCAGGTCAAGTGATGCGTGTGACAACAGGCGCCCCCATCCCATGTGGTGCTGACGCTGTGGTGCAGGTTGAAGATACCGAGCTGCTGAGAGAATCTGAGGAT GGTACAGAAGAGCTGGAGGTGCGAATTCTGGTTCAGGCTCGGCCTGGACAGGACATCAG GCCCATCGGTCATGACATCAAGCGAGGGGAGTGTGTTCTGGCAAAGGGGACACACATGGGCCCGTCTGAGATCGGGCTGCTGGCCACCGTAGGGGTCACCGAGGTGGAGGTGCAGAAGTTCCCTGTGGTGGCCGTCATGTCCACAGGAAATGAG ctcttaAACCCAGAAGATGATCTCCACCCCGGGAAGATCAGAGACAGTAACCGCTCCACACTGTTAGCCACCATCCAGGAACATGGATACCCCACCATCAACCTGGGCATCGTGGGGGACAA TCCAGATGACCTCCTGAATGCCCTGAATGAGGGGATCAGCCGCGCTGATGTCATAATCACTTCAGGAGGGGTTTCCATGGGAGAGAag GACTACCTAAAGCAGGTGCTAGATATTGACCTCCATGCCCAGATCCACTTTGGCCGCGTCTTCATGAAGCCAGG TCTCCCCACTACTTTTGCCACGCTGGACACTGATGGTGCCCGGAAACTCATATTTGCGCTGCCAG GTAATCCCGTATCCGCCGTCGTCACCTGCAACCTCTTCGTCATCCCGGCTCTACGGAAGATGCAGGGAATCCTGGACCCGCGGCCGACCATCATCAAAGCGCGg TTGTCATGTGACGTGAAGCTGGACCCACGACCAGAATATCACCGCTGCATCCTGACCTGGCATCATCAGGAGCCGCTGCCATGGGCACAGagcacag GGAACCAGATGAGTAGCCGTCTCATGAGCATGCGCAGTGCCAACGGCCTGTTGATGCTGCCGCCCAAGACTGAGCAATACGTGGAGCTGCACAAAGGAGAGGTGGTGGACGTCATGGTCATCGGACGACTCTGA
- the LOC114784351 gene encoding gephyrin-like isoform X12: MAADGMILTNHELQVRVGILTVSDSCFRNLAEDRSGVNLKDLVHDPSLLGGIIAAYKIVPDEIDEIKETLVDWCDDKELNLILTTGGTGFAPRDVTPEATREVIEREAPGMALAMLMGSLNVTPLGMLSRPVCGIRGKTLIINLPGSKKGSQECFQFILPALPHAIDLLRDAVVRVKEVHNALGDLPSPPPPLSPLPPVTSPHKQMEDKGVQCEEEDEEKKDSGVASTEDSGSSHITAAAIAAKIPDSIISRGVQVLPRDTASLSTTPSESPRAQPSRFSTASCPTPKVQSRCGSKENILRSSHSAVDITKVARRHRMSPFPLTSMDKAFITVLEMTAVLGTEIINYRDGMGRVLAQDVYAKDNLPPFPASVKDGYAVRAADGPGDRFIIGESQAGEQPTHTVMPGQVMRVTTGAPIPCGADAVVQVEDTELLRESEDGTEELEVRILVQARPGQDIRPIGHDIKRGECVLAKGTHMGPSEIGLLATVGVTEVEVQKFPVVAVMSTGNELLNPEDDLHPGKIRDSNRSTLLATIQEHGYPTINLGIVGDNPDDLLNALNEGISRADVIITSGGVSMGEKDYLKQVLDIDLHAQIHFGRVFMKPGLPTTFATLDTDGARKLIFALPGNPVSAVVTCNLFVIPALRKMQGILDPRPTIIKARLSCDVKLDPRPEYHRCILTWHHQEPLPWAQSTGNQMSSRLMSMRSANGLLMLPPKTEQYVELHKGEVVDVMVIGRL; this comes from the exons GCTTGGCGGCATCATTGCTGCATACAAAATCGTCCCTGATGAGATCGATGAGATAAAG GAGACACTGGTGGACTGGTGTGATGATAAGGAGCTCAACCTCATCCTGACCACTGGAGGCACCGGCTTCGCCCCGCGGGATGTCACTCCGGAG gccACCAGAGAAGTGATTGAGAGGGAGGCTCCAGGAATGGCCCTCGCTATGCTGATGGGTTCTCTTAATGTTACACCCCTCGGCATGCTGTCCAG GCCGGTGTGTGGAATCAGAGGGAAAACCCTCATCATTAATCTCCCTGGCAGCAAGAAGGgctcacag GAGTGTTTCCAGTTCATCCTGCCAGCGCTTCCTCATGCCATCGACCTCCTGCGGGATGCGGTGGTCCGGGTGAAGGAGGTCCACAATGCCCTGGGGGACCTgccctccccacccccaccgcTGTCCCCTCTGCCACCGGTCACCAGCCCACACAAGCAGATGGAGGACAAGGGCGTCCAGTgcgaagaggaggacgaggagaagaAGGACAGCGGCGTGGCGTCCACCGAGGACAGCGGCTCCTCCCACATTACTGCAGCCGCCATCGCTGCCAAG ATCCCAGACTCCATCATTTCACGAGGCGTGCAGGTGTTGCCACGAGATACAGCCTCCCTCAGCACCACGCCCTCAGAGTCGCCACGTGCCCAGCCCTCGCGGTTCTCCACTGCCTCCTGCCCCACCCCCAAG GTGCAGTCACGATGTGGCAGCAAAGAGAACATCCTGAGAtcca GTCATAGCGCGGTAGACATCACCAAAGTGGCCCGGAGGCACCGCATGTCACCCTTCCCCCTGACCTCCATGGACAAGGCCTTCATCACTGTGCTGGAGATGACCGCAGTGTTGGGGACCGAGATCATCAACTACAGGG ATGGGATGGGTCGGGTTCTGGCCCAGGACGTTTATGCCAAAGACAACCTGCCCCCCTTCCCAGCCTCAGTAAAAGACGGATACGCTGTGAGAG CCGCTGACGGACCCGGCGACCGCTTCATCATTGGAGAATCACAGGCAGGAgagcag CCCACACATACAGTCATGCCAGGTCAAGTGATGCGTGTGACAACAGGCGCCCCCATCCCATGTGGTGCTGACGCTGTGGTGCAGGTTGAAGATACCGAGCTGCTGAGAGAATCTGAGGAT GGTACAGAAGAGCTGGAGGTGCGAATTCTGGTTCAGGCTCGGCCTGGACAGGACATCAG GCCCATCGGTCATGACATCAAGCGAGGGGAGTGTGTTCTGGCAAAGGGGACACACATGGGCCCGTCTGAGATCGGGCTGCTGGCCACCGTAGGGGTCACCGAGGTGGAGGTGCAGAAGTTCCCTGTGGTGGCCGTCATGTCCACAGGAAATGAG ctcttaAACCCAGAAGATGATCTCCACCCCGGGAAGATCAGAGACAGTAACCGCTCCACACTGTTAGCCACCATCCAGGAACATGGATACCCCACCATCAACCTGGGCATCGTGGGGGACAA TCCAGATGACCTCCTGAATGCCCTGAATGAGGGGATCAGCCGCGCTGATGTCATAATCACTTCAGGAGGGGTTTCCATGGGAGAGAag GACTACCTAAAGCAGGTGCTAGATATTGACCTCCATGCCCAGATCCACTTTGGCCGCGTCTTCATGAAGCCAGG TCTCCCCACTACTTTTGCCACGCTGGACACTGATGGTGCCCGGAAACTCATATTTGCGCTGCCAG GTAATCCCGTATCCGCCGTCGTCACCTGCAACCTCTTCGTCATCCCGGCTCTACGGAAGATGCAGGGAATCCTGGACCCGCGGCCGACCATCATCAAAGCGCGg TTGTCATGTGACGTGAAGCTGGACCCACGACCAGAATATCACCGCTGCATCCTGACCTGGCATCATCAGGAGCCGCTGCCATGGGCACAGagcacag GGAACCAGATGAGTAGCCGTCTCATGAGCATGCGCAGTGCCAACGGCCTGTTGATGCTGCCGCCCAAGACTGAGCAATACGTGGAGCTGCACAAAGGAGAGGTGGTGGACGTCATGGTCATCGGACGACTCTGA